From the genome of Halobacteriovorax marinus SJ:
TTCCAGGCTTCACAAAGAATTGCATCTCCATTTGCTCAAACTCTCTCGTTCTAAAAATAAAATTCCCTGGAGTAATTTCATTTCTAAATGCCTTACCAATCTGAGCAATTCCAAATGGAAGTTTCTTTCTCATTGTCTGCTGAACATTTAAAAAGTTTACAAAAATTCCCTGTGCAGTTTCTGGTCTTAAATAAACTGTTGAAGATGAATCTGTAACAGCTCCCATCTGAGTATTAAACATTAAGTTAAAGTCTCTTGGCTCAGTAAAGTCAGTTGCACCACATTTAGCACATGGTTTAGAAGTATCAATTTGATCTTCTCTATATCTCTCTTTACAACTCTTACAATCAACCATTGGATCGCTAAAACCATCCACGTGTCCAGAAGCTTTCCAAACCATTGGATGCATGAAGATAGAAGCATCAATTCCCACAACATCTTCTCTAAATGTCATGGCCTTCCACCAACTTTCTTTTACATTATTTTTTAATTGAATGCCGTAAGGAGCATAATCCCAGCATGAGCCTAGGCCACCATAAATTTCTGATGATTGAAAAATAAACCCTCGTCTCTTACACAGACTAACGAGATCGCTCATAGATTTTAAATTACTTTCTGACACTGAGTTAACTCCTACAAAATCTTTATTAAATTCTGCTCATTTTACCGAAGTTTTTCAGGGCTGTCTAAGCATCAAAGCCGATTTTTAAATGCTTTCTAGCTTTGACTCAGATCGTAAAGTTTAGCGTATTCCCCACCCTTAGAGATCAATTGTTCATGACTACCATGCTCAACTAAATGACCTTCATGAAGAACGTAAATTCGGTCAAAGTTTTGAATAGTCGACAATCTATGGGCCACTGCAACAACTGTCTTATTTCCACCAATTGAATCTAGAGCCTTTTGAACTAATTTTTCAGACTCATTGTCTAGTGCAGATGTCGCCTCATCAAAGAGAAGAATCTCGGCATCTTGCAAGAAGGCCCTAGCAATTGTAATTCTCTGTTGCTGACCTCCTGAGAGTCGAGCACCCCTATCCCCAACAACTGTCTCAGTGAGCTCGGGAAGCTTTTCAACGAATTCATTAGCGTAGGCAACTTCAAGGGCCTTATTAACTTGCTCCTGTGTGAAGTCTGAACCAACTAAAAGGTTTTCTTTAATAGTGTCATTGAATAGAAAGATATCCTGACTAACTAGGCCAAAGAGATCTCTTAAAGACTTGAGTTTAATATCATTTAGATCAATTCCATCAATACTTATACCACCGCGGGCAATTGGATAGAGACCTAGTAAGAGATTAATTAACGTAGATTTTCCAGATCCAGAAAGACCGACGAGTGCTATTTTTTCACCTTTATTAATTTCTAAATTCAAATTCTTTATGACATCACCTTCCCCATAAGAGAATGTAAGATCATTAACAATAATTTTTTCAGAAAAAGAATTTATTGCCACTTCTCCACTATCTGGTTCATCTGGTGTTTCTAATAGTTCAAAAATTCTATCCGATGCAGCCTTGGCCTGAGATAATTTAACATTTGCCTGAGAAAATTTTCTAAGTGGATCCATAAAGAGTGCTAGCGCTGTCGCAAAGGAAATAAAGTCACCAATCGTTGTACCATTCTTTAATCTGTAGTGAGCAAAAACAATAAGTCCCGCAAATGCAAAAGTTCCAACGATCTCAACTAGTGGATGGGCAAATTCCTCAATGAAAGTTGTTCTCATTTGAGCAGAGAAGAATCTCTCTTGCGCTTTTTTAAATCTTGAATTTACAAATTCTTGAAGATTGAAAGCTTTCGTTATTTTCTGAGCATGAATTCCCTCTGCGATATTGTGAGTCAGTTGGGCCTGCTCTTCTTGAACACTTCCTTGATTTGCTCTTACTTTCTTTCCACTCTTAGAGAAAATAACTGCGAGAAAAGGAGCAATAACAAAGATCACCAGGGTGAGTTGCCAATCACTCCAAAACGCCATACCAAGATAAACAACGGCCTTAAGTGATTCACGAATAACGTCAAGAGCTGCCTTGAATCCGTAAGAGAAAACTTGTGTATCATTTAGAATACTCGAGATTAGCTCACCTTGCTTCTTTTTTGCAAAGTATGAAACAGGAAGCTTCTGTAACTTTTGAAAGATCTCTTCCCTTACTTTTAGAGTTGCCCTATCAGACACGTAACGCAACCAGTAAAAATGAAAGAAACGACTTGGAAAGTGCATGAGCCCAACGGCCACTAAGAGTCCGGCCAAGAACATAACATCTTCAACAGAAGAGTAACCTTTTAGGCCAGTGTCAAATATTGGCTTAACTAGCCTTACTTGAGCCCCACCTAGACCAGCAATTAGGAAGGAGAGGATAAAAGCACCAAATACTTTTGTTTTATAGGGAATAATATATGGAAAAAGTTTATTCTTTACTAAGTCTTTCATTCCCAGAGAATAGCAAATAAATACTCAATTAGTACATCTTAATCACGAATAAAAGCTGAGCGATTAATAAGCTGATTTCCTTCTGAGCTCTCAATAATTTCGGCTTCACCATTTTTAGAAATCTTAATATGGAAAACTTCCTCATCGAATTGATATAGTTCAATTCTATCTGCACCAATTGCATAGGTGTAGAGCTTATCTACTTTTTCCGAAGCCTTCACTCTCTTAGCTAGATTCTCTAACATCACTTTCGATTCAGCAGAATTGGCCTTAATTGAATTTAGGTTATGGCCAAATACAACCCCACTTTCAATTTTAACTGGCTTATCTCCAATCTTGCTAAGTAAATCTTTTAAATCTTTACTTCTTCTCTTCTCATCTTGCTCAGTTTTCTTCTCTTCTAACTTCTCAGAGTTGTTAATTGCTTCTTCGATTAATTCATTGTTAACAATACTTGGAACAGAGTCATTATTTGACTCACTAGCAACTGGTGAACTGCTCTCATATGAAGAATTATCACTACTAGAATTATTTGAAGAAACGCTTGATGGAGCAGAACTTAGAGAACCTGATGAAGAAGCACTCGAACTCACTGGAGCTAAGGCTTCATCTTCAACTCCTCTTCTAGAGGAAGTAGCTTCATTATCCGCTCTAGCAATCTGTCTCTCGGCAGTAGGAGCTGCTTCTCTTGGAGTAATTTCAGAAGATGTAGTAGTACCTGCACCACTTTCAATGGCCTCTCTTTGTTTTGTTAAATTTGAAAGTTCCGAGCCGAGTGCATTAAGTTGATTTCTTCGACCAATATTTCTTAATTCCTCAGTAGCTGAAACTTTATCTTTTGCTTCGTAAGATGAGCTATTTTCTCTAGTAGCTCTATCCATATAATCATAGGCCTTATCAACTTGCGCCCTTCTATTATTAAAGATTTCTTCTGCTTGATCTCTAGATAAATCTTTATTTGAATTCTGAATTTCTGAAACAATATTATCCTTGTTTTCATCAGAGTACATTTCTTTTACGTTCTGTGCCTGAGTCATCGCCTGATTAGAAAAAGGGTTACTACTATCTACACCTAGAACGTTCTTTGCAGAAACTAAACTATTATCAAACTTCTCTCTTTGACCATTAGCTAGCGCTTGAATTCTTTCAGCTTCTCTCTCGGCTTGCTCATTTGACATGATAACGCCTTTTGCTGCTAAGTGAGTCGCTAACGATGCAGCAACTGCGCCTTTACTAACTTTAAACTCACTCTTCTTCTCTTCTGTTTCGCTATGATGTTGCTCTTGAGCTTTTCTCTGTTCTTCTTTTCTCTTTTGTTCAGCAACCTTTCTCTGCTCTTCTCTTCTTCTCTCTTCAGTCTGTCTTCTTGCTTCATCTCTAGAAGCGCGCTGATTTTGAGTACTATTATTTTGAGCTTGTTGATGTTGATTTTGCCCAGGGTGCTGATTAGAGTTTTGATGATGACTTCCCTCTTGACTTGGAACTCTCTGTCTATCTGAATACTTTTCATCAGTTGAATATCTTCCTGTACGATTTTCAGATCCATGTGTAGAGCTTCCACTTGTTGCACTAGAGGCGTGGCTTCCAACAGAATTACCACCTGAAGATCCTCCAATTGCCTGAGAAGAACCTGAGGCTCTCTCCCCTCTTCGAACAAGGGAAGTTGCCTTTGCATTATGTCCAGAGAGCCTACTCTTTTCGTGGGTTCTCTCACTTAGTACTTGTTGCGCTCTTTCAGAGTGTCTCGCTCTTTGTGCGACACGAACGAGCTTATCTGCATCGGCCTTAACTGCCCCACTTCCAACTTTAGAAACTGCTTTCGCTCCAGCAAGAACACCCTTCTCAGCAATTTTCTCACTAATTCTTCCAGGTATATTTCCTTTCGCTATTACTTCTGAAGCAACCATCACAACTTTATTTTCTGTAACAACTTTTGCGATTGAGTCCATCTTATCTTTAATTCGAAGTGCTTGTTCAGAACTCACTGAGTATATTTTCTTCGCAATCTCAGTAGACTTACTCAATCCTGTACCAACTACAGCAGCAGTCTTTGCCATAATTTCACTGGCCTTTGTCGTCTTGGTAGCTTTAGAAGATTTTGCAAAAGACGGAGCAACAGTCTTTACTTTAGAGGATACTTTAGTGGCCACCACCGCTAGAGTCTTGGCTCCGGCCCTTGCCGTTAAGCTGGCAGCAGTTCCCACGCCCGCAGTTAAAAAAGCGACACCAACCTCACTTGATATCGCACCAATAGCAACACAAGTAGCATTGATTTTATCATCACAGTCAATACAATCGTAATTTTCAAGAGGCTGTAAACATTTTGAAAACTGAGGTTTCCCTTCCCACTTTGCGCAGAAAACAGAAGTTCTAACCCAATCATCTACACCTTTTTTAATATTATCAATTAAGTTTGAGAACCACTTACCAGGGTTATCCCAAAAGTCTTCTACATCTTTTTTACTCTGAATGGCCTTTGCATGTAGCTTGTCTGCTTCGTCATCAAACCACCCACCAATATCAAAGAGAGACTTTGTACCTTTAGAAACTAAGTCCCAAACACTTGAAGCACTAGACCATAGATTGGCCGCAAAAGCGTAGACAAAATCTTTTACACAATTCGATCTACCGTCAGCGATACACTCACTATCATAGTTTTTTTCTTGAACTGTATTTCGAACATATTTTTGAATAGGATTTCTAATAACTCGAGGGAGCATTCCCGCGCCGTCTTTAATGGCCCTTAACTTATTACATTCCCATGCTTGTCCACAATTTTTCTCAAACTCTTTTTTCTCACTTTCATTACAGGTAACTTCATCAGTAGCTTCTTGTATTTCAGCTATAAATGGAATGACTTTTGGCTTATCCCTGTTTTCTACACAATCCTGAAATTGTCTATAGACATCAGGATTACTTGTCATTAGTTCTTCTCTTTCTTTGAACTCTAATTGTAGGTACTCCATAGTGTCTCTACACGAAAAGAATTCATCACTAACATAAACATCTTCTCTAAGTTCATCATTTTGATCGATACAATACTTTTCAAACCTATCTAATGTTTCGACAAAAGGATCAATTTCTCCATCTGCGTAGACGGATAAAGTGAGCGAGGTTAATATTATTAAGAGAATATTTTTCATTTACACCATTCGAGTTTTTTTCTTTATAAACAAATGAAATTAAAGGACTTTCCTTGCTAATTCATCGAGAAAAAATTAAGAATTCTTTAATTATTTTAAAAGAAAATCCGAAGTATAATGTGAAAAAAAGAGGAAAAAAATATTTTGAAAAACCTAAGAAAATTCAACATTAAATTAGAGAACGGTAAGTATAAGAATATACTTCTAATCTTAATTTTTTCCTTAACTTTTCAAGTTGCTAGCGCTACAGAAAAAGACTTTACACTTGGTAAAAATAAAATAAATTTACATTACCCAAAAGGTTGGCAGCACGCTTTTAACTTCCTAAATACACCTTTGACTCTCTTTGGACCGGTTCTAAATGGAAGAAGAGCAGTCGTTTCAATTAACAACACCAATATAAAAGATTTTTCATTTAATAAGAAAGATCTTCAAGACAATGAAGACAACTACAAAAATGGAAGACTTAAGTGGTTAAAGAAAAATAAAGGGAAAGTTGTTCGTTTTACGGGCTATAGAATTTCAAAGTGGAAGAATATCCCAGAAATTCATTCTATTGGTTACTCATATACAATTAAAAATGACCTCTTTTTAGAAAAGTCATATTTCTTTAATTGTAATAATGAACTCTTTAATATCTCAACACTCATGACATGGGAGCAAAATAAATCTCATGGAAAAGAAGTTAAGAAGATACTCTCATCATTTAAATGTTTAAAATAATAAACTCAGCGTTTTAAAATCATTGCGTGACATTTGAACTTGAAAACATAAGTAGTCCAATAATCTATTTGAATAGGATAGTGGAATCTCTTTAGTCTCTTGTAGCTCACTATATTTCTTCAAGGCCACTTGGCAGAGAAAATTCCACATTATCTTCCCCTCTTCAGCGCTAAAGCGTCCATCTCTCATATCTTGATTTAAGCAAGTTGTATCAGCAAATCCACCGTGCTCATCTATAAGAGTTAATTGTGATAACTCATGTAGAGAAACTCCACTTAAGACACAGTTATTTCTCTCTGGGAACACTCCCTGCTCGATCAATGTTTTTGATACAAAGTGAAAAAGATCAGCTGAGAACTGGTCTCTCTCTAAAGTATTTTTTTCAAGATAAAAAATTGCATTACTTAGAACTTTAAACATTGAATCTTTATCAACTAAATCTTGATAGTGGCCCTCATGTAAATCTGCATCGACAACCAGCTTGTCGGAAATTTCTAGAAAAGCACATAATAAATAGAACGCTTTGTGATTTTCTCTAATACTTTTATGATGCCAAGAAGGAGACCATTCCTTCACAGAGAAAATACTTACTCCAGGCTTGGCCCTAGTAAGTTCTACTTTCACAAGATGACCTAATTCTAAGAAAGAACTCTTCTTCTTATTTCCTCCACCTTGTCCTCCGTAGAAAATGGCGGATATCTTCTCACCACTTCGAAGAAGAACACGACACACTAAGTGTCTATCTTTATAAGGAGTCTTTGAGAGGATGATGCCCTCTACCTTTGTCATCATAGTAAAAACCTAAACCTAATGAAGTCTCGAATTAAAAGTATCAAAGTTTGATATAAATATCTAATATCTCGCCAATCTTTTTTCTCCATTTCGTAGACATGGTAACACGATCCATCGCGTCCGCCTCGTCCAACCATCTGTATCCAAAAGTCTTTATTCTCTATTTCATAGCTTAGAAAAACCTTGGAGATAATTGGAAGATTCACTCCGTGGCTTAGGGCCGAAGTTGAGAAAATACACCTTGGCCTTGGATTGCTTTCAAGATTATTTAAAAACGATTCAACCTCTCCACCTACACATCCAATTGCAGAAATCTTATGTCTAAAACAAAACTCTAACCACATATCGACTTCTGTTCTAAACCTACAAAAGTAAAGAATTGTTCCTTTTTCTTGCTTCTTAAGAATATTTATAAAATTTCTTTGAAATACCATTTTCCCGGCGAGATTATAATTTGTAATCACTGATGGATGATTAAATAATCTTTGATTGCCAAGATTAATAAGAAATCTCTCCTCTACACCAAGAGAGAAGTCCTCACTCCAAGACTTTAAAATCTCCTCGTCCATTGTAGCAGTTAGCCCCAGAATACTTCCCTGATTATTTGAGACTTCCATTGCTCTCTCCCAAAGCAGTGGTCTAAAGCTTTGACCCCAATAATAGAAGAGATGAAATTCATCAAAAATAAAGAGAGTCTTCTCCTTAGAAAATCTTTCTATAAGATCACTTCCTAGTCTCTCAGCGGTACAAACTAATAAGCCCTTCTTCTTGGTCGAAAATTTTTTTAGCTTTTCTTCTAATCCTTCTCTATCACTTAAAGACAGAACATTTCTTAAATGCGTTGCTCGATTCACGAATTCCTCCGCTAGGGCCCTTAACGGAGAGACAAATATAATTCTTCCATTAAATTTCTCATAGAGATCTAGCACTAGAGTTGTCTTCCCCCAACCAGGAGGAGCTAGCATTAGCGTGAAGGAGCTTTTTATACTTATAATTGGAAGAATATTGATAGATCGGTCCATATATTATACTTTGCAAATAGGATTAAAGATAAATCCACAAAGTCACCGAAATTATTGACACAAGTTGAGCTATGAACAGTATTTGCTTTTTCAAAGAAGAATTAATTAATCAAGACAGCATCAGCTTTTCTGATGAAAAAAGACTGGGCCATCTACACACCCATCTAGATTCAAAAGAGGGTGACCTCATCACTATTACCATTATTGGTCAGGGAATTTATAAAGCAGAAATTATAAAGTTAAATAACCTCACTTGCGAAATTAAAGTTAAAGAGCAACTCAAATCTCTTTCACAGTGGTTTCATCTCTTAGTCGGATTGAGCAGGCCACAAACAATTAAGAAAGTGCTCGAGCACTCTACAACTCTTGGAGCGAAATCAATTCACCTCTTCAAGGCCCTACTCTCAGAGAAGAGCTATTCCCAGTCCTCCATTTACAGAGACGAAAACTATAAGAGCTACCTCATAGACGGACTTGCTCAGTCCAAAACATACTTTGAACTACCTGAGTTCTCTCTCAAGAACTACTTAAACCTTGATCAATATAAAGCACATAAGAATAAGTTCTACCTATCTTTAAATACAGAACAGACCTTTAAAGAGCTAAGCCCCGGAGAGCGAGATGAGCCTCTTTTGGCGATTGGTCCAGAGAGAGGATGGACAAGAGCTGAAGAGGAAAAACTTAAAGAGGCAGGATTCTCTCCAATAAAGATAAGCCACTCAACGTTAAGAGTTGAACACGCTATTTATACAAGTGTTGGGCAACTTGAAATGTTTAGAGTTTAATACTTATAAACATAAGAGCTGATTAATTCAAAGAATGTTTTAAACTGAATTGGTTTTGACATGAACTCTACATCTTCAAGATCAACCCTTCCTTTGAGCTCATCCGTTAAGAAACCTGTCAGCATCAAGATTGGCGTCTTCATATTTAAATTCTTTCGAGTTCGAATTCCAGATATTAAAGCTGCACCAGTCATAAAAGGCATTTTATGATCTGTAACAATAAAGGAATATTCACTTTCCTGGCATAGAATAAAAGCATCTAGACCATTAGAGGCCCTATCAACTTCACACATATATTTATCAGTTATCAATTCCTCAAGAATATCAAGGATTTCCACTTCATCGTCTACGATTAGTATTTTCATAGCTAAATATTAGCTTAACTTTGGGAATTTTATAAGCCTATGGCCATTAAATTGTTATAATAGTAGAAAGAAAGGACTGAATAAGATTTGGAGATATTATAATGATTAGAAAGATAGAAAACCTCTTCGATGAACAAGTGAGACCTGCTCTGGCAGCTCATGGTGGTAATGTTGAGGTTATCGATATAGATAATGGAAAACTCTTTGTTAAGCTAAGTGGAGGATGCCAGGGATGTTCTAGCTCAAGCGCCACTCTCAAAGATGGTATTGAAAGAATGGTTAAACAAAATTTCCCTGAAATTGAAGAAGTTGTAGATCTTACTGATCACGCATCAGGTGACTCACCTTACTTCTCATAATTGCTTCATCATTCGAAGCCCAGCTTCTCGCTCATCAATAACCTTAAAGCCTTCATTTAAATAAATATTGAAGGCTTTTTTATTTTTTGGATCAACAACTAACCACAATTCACTCTTACTTAACTCTTCTCTAACAAATCTATAAGCGTCATCTAATATTTTTGAAGAGAGACCCTTACCTCTATATTTTTCATCAATAATAAAGAAGCAGAGATAGACAATTCCAGGCTTCTCTCTAAAGCTCTTAATTGCTAGGTGTGAAATAAACCCATCTTTATTTTCCCACAAGAGCGAGAAATTTTCGGACTCAGTTTTCTCAATCCAATCATGCCAGTCTTTCATATCAACTGGATACTTCGCACTTGGAAAGGCGAGTTTTAAATCATGTTTATTTTTATAGAGAGTTGCAATGGCATTTTGATTGAAAGATTTAGAGATTTTTAAATCCAAACCTATCTTCCCATTATCACTTGTGATCTAACTGCTTCAATTCTTTCGAAGTCTAAATCTTGAATAAAGATCCCTTCACCTTCCTTAGCATCAACTAAAACCTCTCCCCACGGATCTACTATTAGTGAGTGACCGTAAGTTGAGATGACTTCATTATTAAGTCCCCACTGGGCAGAAGCAATAACATAGCACTGATTCTCAATTGCACGCGCCCTCAAGAGAGTGTGCCAATGAGCTTTTCCAGTTGGTACAGTAAAAGCAGAAGAATAAGTTAGGATTTTAGCTCCACGCATTCTGTAATCTAGGGCCATCTCACTATAGCGAAGATCAAAACACACACCTAATCCAATTAGAGTATCTTTGAAATTTAGTAATTTCGATTCATTTCCAGGAGTGTAAATATCTCCCTCATCAATCTTCTTCACTGCCCCATCTCTTTTAAAGTTACATGAGAAGAGATGATTTTTATCGTAGAACCCTAAGTCTTCACCATCGGCAGAAAAGTTATAACATCTATTCATAACTTTTCCATCTATCATAGAGGCAGCAGTTCCACCGATAAGGGCCACGGAATACTTCTTGGCAAGATTCTTTATATTATTGTAGTGCTCATTTCCAGGAGCAACGAGATAAGGAGTTGGCTCTTTTCCATTAGACATAGAATAGAAGCACTCTGGAAGAAATACTGCTTCGACATCAGAATTCTCTACCTCTTTTAAAAGAGTTTCAATCTTTTGAAGATTGACCTGGTAGTCCAAGACTGATGTCATTTGTAAAACAGCAACTTTCATTATGATCTAGAGATCCTTTTTCCAATCGCAAAGTAATCAAACCCTGACTCAAGAACCTTCTCTGTCTTATAAAGGTTTCTACTGTCAAAGATGACTGCTTTATTTAGTCTTGTTTTAATTTCTTCGAAATCTGGACTCGTAAACTCTCTCCATTCAGTCATAGTCACAAGACCATCAGAATTTGTAAGAGCATCGTATTTATTATCAAATCTCTTTGTTCCCTCTGACATTCCCTCTAAAGAGCTCATCAATTTTTCAAAATTATCTGATGCCTCTGGATCGTAGTAATTTACTTTTGCTCCAGCTGCAACGAGTTCTTTGGCCATAGTAATCGCACTAGTCTCTCTAATGTCATCCGTATTGGCCTTAAAAGCAACTCCCCAAAAAGTAAATGTCTTCCCTTTCACATCTCCATAGTAAGACATGATCTTTTCAAACATTCTCTTTTTCTGCTCTTCATTCACTTCTTCAGTTGCTTCAACAACTTTTAAAGTCATCCCATTCTCTTTAGCTGTATACATGAGCGCCTTAACGTCTTTTGGAAAACAACTTCCCCCATAACCTGGACCAGGATAAAGAAAGTGACTTCCAATTCTTCTATCACTTCCAATTCCCTCTCTCACCTCATTAATATCTGCACCTGCAAGATCACAGAGTTTTGCAATTTCATTAATAAAAGAGATTTTTGTGGCCAAGAAACAATTGGCTGCATACTTCGTCATCTCTGCAGAGAGATTAGACATCATATAGATAGGATTCCCCTGACGAACTAGTGGAGCATAGAGTTCACTCATTGCATCAGCAGCAAATTGATCAGAGTGTCCAATAACAACTCTATCAGGTCTCATAAAGTCATCAACCGCAGTCCCTTCTTTTAAAAATTCTGGGTTATTTACGATGTGAAACTTTTTATCTGTATTTTTTGAAACAAGGTCTCTAATCATTTCACAAGTCCCTACAGGAACAGTTGATTTGATTACAATGATTGCACCGTCACTCATTTCCTTAGCAACACAAAGTGCCGCATCTTTTAAGTAATTAAGATTGGCTGAACCATCATCACTTGATGGAGTTCCAACAGCTAAAAAGATAGACTTTGCCGTCTTTACAGAGTCGTAGCTCGTTGAAAACTTTAATCTATTCGATTTAATATTTCTTTGTAGTAATTCTTCTAGACCTGGCTCATAGATTGGAGACTTACCATCTTCCAAAATTTGAATTTTCTTCGGGTCAATATCAATACATGTTACATCGTGACCGATTTCGGCAAAACATGTTCCACTAACTAAACCTACATATCCAGTACCAATGACTGAAACTTTCATAATTCCATTCCTTATTAAAATTCAAAGCCCTTTACAATAGCACTAAATTCATTAAATATAGAGGGAAAAGACAAATTCTTTGCACCGCAAGACTCAGGTACATAATGATAAAGACATTGGCAAAATTTCTCGTCGCAGCACTACTCATTGGTTGGTTAATAAGTAGTGGAAAACTAGACTTTTCTCTCGTGAAGCGACTTATCAGTGAGTCTAACAACTGGATTTATGCCATTATTTTCATGGTTATTCAGATCAATCTTGCAAGTTTTAGATGGAGGGCCCTACTAAAGACTAAGTCTAAAGAAAAACTCCCTCCCCTAAAATTAATGTCACTAAACTGGATTGGACAATTCTTTAATACTTTCCTACCAGGAGCAGTAACAGGAGATCTCATCAAGCTTCTCTATGCGAGAGATTTAGATAAGTCTCTACCTAAGACATTTTTAATCATGACTGCTTTTATTGATAGAATTCTGGGCCTTGTTGGTTTGATTTTTCTGACAGGGATTTTCACAATTCTAAACTACGAAGAAATGATTACTATTTCTCCTAAAATGAAAGCACTTCTTCCATTTAATGGATTACTCTTTTTAGGAAGTTTGGTCTTCTTAGCTTCTCTCTTTCTACCGCAAAGACTGCAAGAGATGATTCTTAAAATCTCTCAGAAGATTCCATTACTAGGAAGTAAAATAGCGACAACTTTTGAACAAGTTTGGTCAATCGGAAAAAGTAAGAGTACCGTACTTTTTGGAGTGGCCATCAGTTGTGTACTTCAATTTGGAAATATTTTCTGCTTCTGGCTAGTAACGGAGCCTTTTATCGATATCAAAGTACCAGTTGGTCAACTCTTTACTTTTATTCCAATTGGTATGATTTCGACTGCAATCCCAATCTCTCCAGCAGGACTTGGAGTGGGACATGTTATTTTTGAAAAACTATTTAAGC
Proteins encoded in this window:
- a CDS encoding UDP-glucose dehydrogenase family protein, which encodes MKVSVIGTGYVGLVSGTCFAEIGHDVTCIDIDPKKIQILEDGKSPIYEPGLEELLQRNIKSNRLKFSTSYDSVKTAKSIFLAVGTPSSDDGSANLNYLKDAALCVAKEMSDGAIIVIKSTVPVGTCEMIRDLVSKNTDKKFHIVNNPEFLKEGTAVDDFMRPDRVVIGHSDQFAADAMSELYAPLVRQGNPIYMMSNLSAEMTKYAANCFLATKISFINEIAKLCDLAGADINEVREGIGSDRRIGSHFLYPGPGYGGSCFPKDVKALMYTAKENGMTLKVVEATEEVNEEQKKRMFEKIMSYYGDVKGKTFTFWGVAFKANTDDIRETSAITMAKELVAAGAKVNYYDPEASDNFEKLMSSLEGMSEGTKRFDNKYDALTNSDGLVTMTEWREFTSPDFEEIKTRLNKAVIFDSRNLYKTEKVLESGFDYFAIGKRISRS
- a CDS encoding lysylphosphatidylglycerol synthase transmembrane domain-containing protein produces the protein MIKTLAKFLVAALLIGWLISSGKLDFSLVKRLISESNNWIYAIIFMVIQINLASFRWRALLKTKSKEKLPPLKLMSLNWIGQFFNTFLPGAVTGDLIKLLYARDLDKSLPKTFLIMTAFIDRILGLVGLIFLTGIFTILNYEEMITISPKMKALLPFNGLLFLGSLVFLASLFLPQRLQEMILKISQKIPLLGSKIATTFEQVWSIGKSKSTVLFGVAISCVLQFGNIFCFWLVTEPFIDIKVPVGQLFTFIPIGMISTAIPISPAGLGVGHVIFEKLFKLVNINGGASLFNLFFVITVATNLLGAIPYLLSKKHSIKEADEFEHSEA